The sequence ATCAAACCAACAACAGGCGAGGAAGCGATTTTGCGTGAGAACCAGCAGCGTTACGTTTCCTTTACAGGTGGTGTGGAAAAACGCGATCTCGGTTCGGTTGTCCAAGATATCAAGAAAAAATTAGCCGGATTCAAGCTACCTCAAGGCTACATCCTTTCAGTCGGTGGATTAATTGCCTCTCAGCAGCAGTCTTTCTCACAATTACTGATGGTCATGGGTTTGGGAGTATTGTTAGTCTATCTGGTGCTGGTTATACAGTTCCGTGACTTATTACAACCACTAGTAATTTTTACGACAATTCCCTTAGCGCTTTTAGGAGTAGTGCTGAGTTTGTGGATTACCCAAACACCCCTAAATGTTTCATCGTTTATGGGGATTATTTTGCTCGTGGGTTTGGTGGTAAAAAACGGGATTATTTTGTTGGAATATACTAACCGATTACATTCAGAAGGTCACTCTATAGAATCTGCTTTACTTGAAGCCGGTCGTGTAAGGCTGCGACCAATCTTGATGACCACACTCTGTACTATTCTGGGTTTACTGCCTTTAGCTTTGGGTTTAGGTGCAGGAGCAGAGTTGCAAAAGCCACTAGCGATCGCCGTTATCGGTGGGCTTTCACTTTCTACTATTTTTACTCTAATATTTGTCCCAGCTGTGTTTCGGATCGTTTCTCGATTTCAGCGTTAAAATGCTATGCAAATTATCATGTATCTGACAAAAGTTTTTTATAAAGTGGGTGATATTCCTATATTTAATCCTCTTTATATCCATGCTTACATTATTCATCAATGGCTATTAAACTTTAGAAGCCAGCCTTTGTCAGTTAATCAAAAATCAGCAATAATATTCCCCCCCCATCAAGATGATGAGACTTTAGGTTGTGGTGGTTTAATTGCTCTTAAACGTGAAATGGGAATCCCGATTAAAGTTATTTTTTTGACCGATGGGCAAAAATCGCATACAGCAATCCCCTGGGTTCAACCACTAGAAAATCTTATTCAAGTTCGTAAACAAGAAGCAACAACAGCTTTACATATTTTAGGGGTAGAAGTATCAGATATTCACTTTTTTGACTTAATAGATGGCACTCTAAACCATCTAAGTAATGAGCAATATCAAAATACTATTAAGCATCTTGTTGAGCTTATACAAACTTTTAACCCAGGGGAAATTTATGTTCCCCATCGAAAAGATAATCATCCAGACCACGAATGTACTTATAAATTCGTTAAAGCCGCAGTTGAACAATCACAAATAGAATTGGAAATACTGTAATATCCCATTTGGATATTTTGGTTATCGCCATTATTTATCAAATTAAGATTTTCTGATTTAACTGGTGCTTATCGATTATGTATTAACTCTGTTTTAGAACAAAAAAAGCGAGCAATTACAGTTTATAAATCTCAAACTACAATTCTTCCACCTCGGTTTCTCAAAAGTTTTTTGCTGAATCATCACGAAATTTTCTTTAAAGCTCAACCGAAAATATAAGTTAGTAAGTTAAATTTAAATTTAACGCTATTTTGAACTTAATGAAGGTGTATCAAGTCTTTTTATGTCCTTAATTATGCCTGCCTAACGCTCTTTTATTACTCTCATTATAAAATATTCAAAACCTTGTTTTTCCGTTCTTGGTTCCAAACAAGGATTTTTTGGCTTTGCTGAACAACTTGAGTTTGGACTAATTGGCATTTAGCAGCAAAGAATAGAAGGCAAGAGATGACAAAGATTCAAGATCAGTATCTTATTTTTCTCTCTTCAGAGACATGAAAGAGCGCTAAACAATGATTAAAATTGATTACCGTTGAAATATTAACGATAGGTGGTGTTGATTTAGAACTATTTAAACTCAAACTGTTCTGTGATATCTTTTGCTTTAGGTATAATTTTACCGTCTTTAGTTAACTTAAATTGCAACCCCCGCCACTCAATTGTAGTGCCAAAAAAACAATAGCACCAGATTGTAAAACTCATCAGGTCTCGTAAAATTACAAGCCAAAAATATTTTTTGGCGCTCGAATCTTGAAGATATTTGACACCAACAATCCAGCCCATTATTAAACGTACTATCCAGGTAACAGCTAGCAAAAACCAACAAAAAATAGACCCTTTTATAGTCATCATTAGTATTAAGCTAGTGATGTTACCGTAAGTAAAAATTAGTCCCAAATAACCCCAAGGACGAGAAACTCGAATACCACGCAACCAGCGAACCTGATGCTGAACAGAATCAATCAAAGTGTTAGCAAATAATACGTGTTCTACTATAGCAATCCTATCTGGGTTGTGAGAAAATACGTAAGAGGATTAAAGGTATAATTATTAGCCATTGTAGGGGAATATCAATGTGGATGCGATCGCTATCAGAGTTTATCGAAAATAGCCAAGATAAGCGAGAAATTCAACGGGCACTCGCAGTCAAGATGCTGCTAGAAGGATACACTCATGTTGCTATCCAATCGATATTAGATGTTTCATCAGGATTTA comes from Nostoc punctiforme PCC 73102 and encodes:
- a CDS encoding PIG-L deacetylase family protein → MQIIMYLTKVFYKVGDIPIFNPLYIHAYIIHQWLLNFRSQPLSVNQKSAIIFPPHQDDETLGCGGLIALKREMGIPIKVIFLTDGQKSHTAIPWVQPLENLIQVRKQEATTALHILGVEVSDIHFFDLIDGTLNHLSNEQYQNTIKHLVELIQTFNPGEIYVPHRKDNHPDHECTYKFVKAAVEQSQIELEIL